Within the Candidatus Zixiibacteriota bacterium genome, the region CCCCGACCCGAGCCTCGGGCCTCATCCCGATTACCTCGTCTGGCAACCGGAGACAATCGACCTGATGAATTTCGTTGCGCCCCACAATTTCGTTCTCTCCGCGAACTTCCACGGCGGCGCCGAGGTAGTCAATTATCCCTGGGATACCTGGGAAAAACTTCACCCGGATGACACCTGGTTTCGGGATATTTCCCGCCTTTATGCCGATACTGCCCAGGAATACAGCGCTCCGGGATATATGAACGATTGCGAAGACGGTATCACCAACGGCTATGACTGGTATTGCATCTCCGGCGGACGCCAGGATTACATGACATACTTTCGCGGTTGCCGCGAAGTCACAATCGAACTATCGTTTACCAAGCTTCCCCAGGCAAGTACACTTCCCACTTACTGGGAATACAACAGAGTCTCGCTCTTCAATCACCTCCGCAATGCTCTGTACGGCATCCATGGTGTTGTGATTGATGCCTATACCGGTTTGCCGCTAAGCGCGACCATAACGGTGCTCACCCACGATGCCGATGGCTCTCAGGTGTTCACCGAGCCCGAAATAGGCGACTTCCATCGCCTCATCGCTCCGGGGAACTACGACCTCGAGATCACCGCCGAGAATTATGTTACTGACACGATCTTCGGCGTTACCGTGGTCGATCAACAGGCTACGACTGTCAATATCGAAATGGAACCGCTCTATGTCTGTGGAGATGTTAACGACGATGGCTCCCTTGATCCTCTGGATATCAACTATCTCGTGGCCTTCATATACAAAGGCGGGCCGGTCCCGCCAATTTGGCCGGCGGCTGATGTCGATGGTTCGGGAGAGATCGATCCTCTCGACCTGACCTATCTGATAGACTTCATATATAAAGGCGGGCCGCTGCCGATCTGCTGAAGTGACCGTATCTTCTTTGAGCAAATGCATACAGCATTTGCTCAAAGCCCCCCGTAACCGTATAATTACGGTATGCTGACCAGAGTTGACCTCAGAAACTGCAGCTGCTGTCCCCGGCAGTGCCATGCCGACCGCGCCGGCTCAAAACTCGGCTTCTGCGAAAGCGGCACCGACTTTTCCATATCCTCCATCTGTTGTCACCACGGCGAGGAGCCGGTTCTGTCGGGAAAACACGGCATCTGCAACATATTTTTCAGTCACTGCAATATGCAGTGCCTCTTCTGCCAGAACTACCAGATAAGCGACAACCGAACCGGCATCGCCGCCGGCAATATGACCCTCGACGATATCACGGCACAGGTCGAGTCAATCCTCTCCGGCGGCGCTATCGGCGTTGGTTTTGTGTCGCCGTCTCACTTTATCCCTCAAATGCGCCAGATAATGAATTCTCTGAACAAAAAGGAGCACAACCCTGTTTACGTTTATAACACAAACGGATATGACAAACCGGAAATGATTGCTTCGATGGAAAGCGAAATCGACGTGTACCTGCCGGACATGAAATACATGGACAACAGTCTCGCCGGGAAATATTCCGCTACACCGGATTACACCGACTTCGCCTGCGCTTCTCTCAAAGAGATGTTCAGGCAGAAGGGCGCCGATTTGGCGCTGAATAAGGACGGCATGGTAACAGCAGGGTTGATAATCAGACATCTCGTGCTCCCCGGACACGTTGACAACAGCAAGAGAGTCCTTCGGTTTATCGCCGAAGAGTTGTCGCCCGATGCTCACGTCTCGCTCATGTCGCAATATTATCCGACTCCACGAGTCGCGAGGCATCCCAATCTCGGGCGTACCCTCTACCAGCACGAGTACGAGGAAGTTCTCGATGAGTTCGAAAACCTGGGTTTCTGGCGCGGGTTCGTCCAGGAGCTCAGTTCGCCGCATCATTACCGGCCCGATTTTTTAAAAGACCATCCGTTTGAAAACTGAAGCAGGGAATTTTTTACAGACCATATCCGGGCCAGGCTCGAATCCGCGTGGAGCCGGACAGAGATATCAAAAAGGATGGAATTATGAAAGATGTGCAAAAAGTATTGAAAAAACTCGAATACGGCGTTTATGTCGTCACGATGGGTAAAGGGACCGAAGGTAACGCTTTTACGGCCAGCTGGGTCACGCAGGTCAGTTCCGATCCGCCGATGGTGGCTGTCGCCGTGCACAACGCGCATCAGTCAAACCCGCTCATAAAGAAAAACAAAGCCTTTGCTATCAACCTGATCGGCGAGGGTCAGGAAGCGGTCGCCAAGACCTATTACGGCCCGGCCGAGTCCGGCTATGAAAAACTGGCCGGGACCAGCGTTACCGACTCGCCCGGCACGAAAACACCGCTTATTCCCGGAGCTATCGGTTATCTTGACTGTTTACTTGTTGACAGCGTCGCTGCCGGTAACCATACTGTCTTTATCGGAAAGGTTAAGGCGGCGTCGCTCGACGACGATGTCACCCGACTGATGAGTACGACTAACAGCAAGTTACACTACACAGGATAACGCGTGAAATTCTACAGGTTTTTACTGCTCGCGATTCTAATATATCCGTTGCCTGGCGCCGTGGGCACAGCGTCGGGCTGTGACGAAACAATCGTGATCGATTCTATCGAGTACCCTGTCGGCGAGAGATGGTGCGGCAAGAAAGTCGACTCCGCAGATCTCGCCGACAAAGACCGTCTGCGTCGTATCCCCGAAAAGTACTGTTTTGAGCAGTCACGTATCTATGTCGATTCCGCCGCGCGAGACGCTTTCGTCAGTATGGCGCAGGCGGCGGAAAAGGACAGTGTCGATCTGACGGTAGACTCCGGTTACCGCTCCGCCGGCTACCAGGCGCGAATTATCTTAAATCGCATGGCGGCGGGGGATAAGTTTCAGGACATTATCCGCTATGTCGCTCCGCCCGGATATTCCGAGCACGAAACCGGACGCGTTGTCGATTTAGTACCCAGCGATCCAAGTTTCGCCCGGACCAAAGCGTTCCAGTGGCTGATGGAAAACGCGAAAGATTTCGGCTTTCACCGGACTTTCGTTAACGACACGACCGGTATGATGCCCTGGGAACCGTGGCACTGGATCTACATAGCCGAGTAGCTCGGTACTAATTTCTGACCCGCCACAGATTGAACGATGCTTTATCGATAACCTCGCCCTTCGGCGTGGTGATCGTCAGTTTGAAGTCGATGCTGTCGGCACTCACCAGATTTATCCGCACCTGATAGAGGTCTTTTTTTCTGTACCTGTCCGCGCGAATACTGCTGCCGTCGACCTCCCCGTAATACAAGGCGTGCTTGCCGAAATTATCCCACACCTCCCACGATACCGAATCGGTCCGGGTGTTGTGCACCAGGTGACCGGAGTCGGAATAGGTGAAGAAATATTTTTCGCCGACCATGGCCGTGCGAAGGAAGTCGCCGAGCGAGTCATACTCAAAGCGCGCCCGGCCCTCCACCGACATCGTCATGCCCGTAACCGGCACGATAAACTCTCCCGTGCCCTCCCAGTCCCCTTCAAGACTGCGAACATCGAATTTCTCTTCGGCCGCCGGGTCGGAACCTCCGACAACGAGCAGCGCGGGCAGGAGGATAGCAAAAAGAACACACGAGTTGATTTTCATAGGTTTTCCCTTACGGTTTATACAAAATATGCCCCCGCACGGCAATTTCAATTAGAACTTCGAGGAGATTTTCGCGCGGATAATCGGCCTCAACATAAAACTCTCCAAAACGCCCGTTTTTGCCTTATAACCCATTGCCATCCAATGCAATATAACCCCGCTTGAGGCGTATTTTTTGTTGCTTTCAAAGTATTTTTCTCTTAGCTTAATCCCCTGATGATACCCGTAATTTTTTAGTAAGGGATTAGAATACAATGGCTTTGGAACGCCAAAAAATAGAGTCGATCTTTCTTGAAGAGGAAATGAAATCCTCCTATCTCGATTACTCCATGTCGGTCATCACCAATCGAGCCTTGCCGGATATTCGCGACGGTCTTAAACCGTCGAATCGGCGCATACTCGTGGCCATGAACGACCTCAACCTCGCCCCCGGCAAGGCGCATCGTAAGTGCGCCAAGATCTCCGGCGATACCTCGGGTAACTATCACCCCCATGGTGAGCAGGTGGTCTATCCGACCCTCGTGCGCATGGCGCAGGATTTCAACATGCGTTATCCGTTGGTTGATGGTCAGGGGAACTTTGGGTCTATCGATGGTGACGGCGCGGCGGCCATGCGTTACACTGAAGCGCGTCTCACCGCGATCGCGATGGAGATGCTGGCTGACCTGGAAAAAGAGACGGTCGGTTTCATGTCGAACTACGATGGTACCCGTCAGGAACCGGTGGTTCTTCCGGGCAAGTTCCCCAACCTGCTTTGCAACGGCACGACCGGTATCGCTGTCGGTATGGCGACGAATATTCCGCCGCACAACCTTAACGAAATCGCCGAGGCGATCGTGAGAGTTGTCGATGACCCCGAATGCACCAACGAGGATCTTATCGAGATAGTCCCCGGTCCCGATTTTCCCACCGGCGGCATTATCAATGGACGGGCGGGTATCCGCCAGGCCTACACCACCGGCAAGGGACATATTCTTGTGAGGGCCAAAGCTGTCGTCGAAAAGATGAGCAACAACAAGGAAGCTATCGTTGTCACCGAGATACCGTTCCAGGTCAACAAGTCGAATCTTTTGGAGAAGATAGCCGACCTGGTGCGCGACAAGCGCATTGAAGGCATCTCCGATCTTCGCGACGAATCCGACCGCGATGGTATGCGCATTGTTATCGAGCTCAAGCGCGACCAGCAGGCCGATATCGTCCTCAACCAGCTTTACAAGCACACAACGATGCAGGGTACTTTTTCGGTCAACCTGCTCGGGTTGGATCACGGTGTACCGAAATCGGTCACGCTCAAAGAGCTTATTCAGCAGTTTATCGACCACCGTCACGATGTCGTTCTTCGCCGGACGCAATTCGATCTGAAGAAGGCCGAAGAGAGAGCGCACATCCTCGAAGGGTACCGCATCGCGCTGGACAATATCGATGCTGTTATCGAATTGATCAAAAAGTCCAAGGACACGCCCACGGCCCATGCCGGCTTGATGAAAACTTTCAAGCTTTCCGACCGTCAGGCGACGGCCATTCTCGAGATGCGTCTGCAGCGCCTCACCGGTCTGGAACGAAAGAAGATTGAAGAAGAATACCGCGAGCTTATCAAAAAGATAAGCGAACTGAAGGCCATTCTCGAATCGAAGGCCCTGCGTATGCAGATCATCAAAGATGAAACGATGGAGCTGGCCAAGAGGTTTGGCGATGACCGCCGGACCGAGATTCAGGACGAGGTCGATGAAATGACGGTCGAGGATTTGATCGCCGAAGAAGAAATGGTTATCACCATTTCGCATCTCGGGTATGTGAAACGTCTGTCGGTCTCGGCCTATCGCAAGCAGCAGCGCGGCGGCAAGGGGGTTATCGGGATCGAGACCAAGGAGGATGATTTCGCCGAACATCTGTTTATCGCCTCCACGCACGATTATATCCTGTTTTTCTCCACCAAGGGACGGTGCTACTGGGTGAAGGTGCACGAGATTCCCACCGGCGGGCGTATGGCCAAGGGCAAGCCGATTGTGAATATGGTCGGCATCGAGAAGGGCGAGAACATCACCGCGTTTTGCAAAGTGCGCACTTTCAGTTCGGATCTTTATATCGCCATGGCCACCCGCAACGGTATGATCAAAAAGACCGCGCTCGACGCGTTCTCCAACCCGCGCAAGGCGGGTGTGAACGCCATGAATCTTCCCGATGATGACGAGCTTATCGAGGCATCGCTCACCGATGGTTCGCATGAGATCGTGCTGGCCACCCGCAAGGGGATGGCGATCCGGTTCCCGGAGGAGAAGGTTCGTCCGATGGGACGCACCGCCTATGGCGTGAAAGGCATCAATCTCGCCAAGGGGGACTACGTTATCGGCATGGTTGTGGTCAAGCGCGACAGCAGTCTTCTGGTCGTCACCGAGAACGGTTACGGCAAGCGGACGTCGATCGATGATTACCGGGTCACCAATCGGGGAGGCAAGGGAGTGATCAACGTGAAAACTTCCGAGCGCAACGGCGAGGTGGTGACTATCAAGGAGGTTCTCGATCAGGACGAGTTGATATTGATCACCAAGAAGGGCATTGCTAATCGTCAGCCCGTGAAGGACATCAAGGTCATTGGCCGCAACACCCAGGGTGTCCGGTTGATTTCGCTCAAGGGTGGCGATCTGGTTATCGATGTTGCCCGGGTGGTGAAGGAAGACGAATAGTTTCATAGATATCTTGAGGGGCAGGAACCTTCCGAGATTCCTGCCTTTTTTTTGCCATTCAAAAGCCCGCCGTATTTGTGGCTTTCGCGTTTGATGAATCAAACGCCTACAATCCCTGCCGGCCCATTTGGGTTGTGCCCGGTGAATCTTCAGATTCACCGGGTCACCCATCACAAATCCTCTTGTTTCGTGCGCGGCAGATGCCCTCATCTGCTCGTGAACCCTCAACAACCGCATATCTGTCATTCTTTTATTCCGATTTGGCTTCGTTTCGTTATTTTTGATGTTAGCGCGAAACACCAACAATTTCGATTCAGTCATTCCGAGCGGAAGCCGGAATCCAGTGGACAAGAACCGAAAGCGGTTCCGCCTCGAAAATCATCCGTATTTTTATATACATCAGCCGGTTACCCCAAATTGGCTTTGTTTCGTTATTTTTCAGGGATCCTAAAATGTGGTGCGGTTGACTCAACCTGTTTATAGGTTGGTGGTTACGGCTTATTGGGGGTGCAATTTCGGTGCACTTTGTCATTTCGCCCGCAGGGAGAAATCCTGCTATTACCGTGCCTATGCTCATGCACAGCCACCAACCTTACACATTTACTCGGAAGTTGTTGTGAAAGTGTTGGGGGGATAGTCAGCGACTGGCTTGCTTCCGATTTCCCGTTGATATGAGCAGCGCATTAGCCTATACTTGAATCATACAGGAATAACCTTTCGGGGAGACCTTGCTCTCGCCTTTGATCGGGTAACCAAGAAGAGATGACTACACCAAAAGCTGGTTCAACCTGCAACCTCTTTTCGCGTGCGTGGTATGACGCTCCTATTAGCGAGTTCCTAAGCGCGACTGAAGATGAAATAATCGGTAAGATGGTCACGCGCGGGGTTTTTGATCTTCGCCAAGAGCAAAGAGATGCTTGGTTGCTTCAAATTAGAATTCTTAAGAGTAGTCTTGTCGATTTAACCGGTTCAATACTGTTGGAATTCAGTATTCCACGACTGGGGAAACGGATAGATGCGGTCCTGCTAGTCGGGCCGGTGGTCTTTGCTGTTGAATTCAAAGTGGGAGCAACCAAGTTCGACCGTTCGGCCGTCGAGCAAGTTTGGGACTACGCTTTAGATCTTAAGAATTTCCATGAGGCCAGTCACGAGGTATCAATTGTACCGGTGTTGGTTGCAACTGAGTCCGACTCAAATACACATCGCTCTTTCGAGGTCGAGCACGATGGTGTCTATAAGCCACTGTTTACCAACGAACTTGAGTTGCGAGAAGTCATCGATATGGTCCTGCAGACTGTTTCCGGAGAAGATATTGAAAGATCTAAATGGGCCAATGCTCCATATCGCCCGACCCCCACAATAATCGAAGCCGCAAGGGCGCTTTATGCGAACCACTCTGTAGAGGCAATAGCTCGCTATGATGCTGGGGCGAAAAACTTGGCCACTACTTCACAGCGTATTGAGGCGTTGGTCGACGAAGCTAAATCGTCGCGGAGGAAGATTATCTGTTTTGTTACGGGTGTGCCTGGTGCAGGTAAGACACTTGTGGGTTTGAATGTTGCCACGCAGCGACGCGACACCCACAAGTCTACACACGCAGTGTTTCTTTCCGGCAACGGTCCTCTGGTAGCGGTTCTGCGTGAAGCGCTGACCAGAGACGAGCTTGAGCGGCTTAAGAAAATCAATATCAAGAAACGAAAAGGTGAGGTTTCCGGTGGTGTGAAGGCCTTCATTCAAAACGTTCATCACTTTCGAGATGAAGCCCTGATAGATCCACGCCCACCTGATGATCACATTGCGATTTTTGATGAAGCACAGCGCGCGTGGGATATGCACAAGACGACTACTTTTATGCGTCAGAAAAAGAATCGCGCAGGGTTCAATCAATCGGAACCCGAATTTCTTATTTCCTATCTTGATAGACACGAAGATTGGGCAGCTATTATATGTCTGGTCGGCGGAGGACAAGAAATATATACCGGTGAGGCAGGTATACGAATCTGGCTGGAGGCAATAAGAGCACGCTTTCCTCACTGGCACATGTACATTTCCTCTCGACTGACAGATAGCGAGTATGCGGCCGGAGGTATAGTCGATGAAATCGCAGCGGCCGAAAATGGTCACTTTGACGACGAGTTGCACCTAGGCGTCTCCATGCGTTCCTTCCGAGCGGAGAGTGTTTCCGCCTTTGTAAAGGCATTGCTCGATATTGAGATTGACGGCGCGAGACGAATGCTCTATCAATTCGTTGATCGATACCCTATTGCAGTTACAAGAGATCTTGATGCTGCCAAACGATGGATTAAGACTCGTGCCCGGGGAAGTGAGCGATACGGAATGGTAGCGTCGTCTACAGCTCAGCGTCTCAAACCACACGCTATTGATATTCGCGTTGACGTCAATCCAATCCATTGGTTTTTGAGTGGAAAGGAAGACACTCGGTCGAGCTATTACCTTGAGGATGCCGCGACTGAGTTTCAGGTACAAGGGTTAGAGGTTGATTGGGCTTTGGTGACATGGGATGGCGACTTGCGATACTCTAGATCAGGGTGGCATTTCCACGACTTTCGCGGTTCCAAGTGGGTCAATGTAAGAAACGCCGACAGACAAAGATACCTTCGCAATGCCTATCGTGTCCTTCTGACTCGTGCGCGTCAAGGAATGGTGATATTCGTTCCTCATGGGGACGCAGAGGATCCGACGCGCAGCCCGGAGTATTATGATCACACTTTTGAATATTTAACTAGCTTGGGTATTCCCCGCTTGGTGTGATACTGCCTCATGGCCTTTCACTTTGATATTGACTGAGCATGTTGGATGGAGTATTTGTTCATAAGCTATGAAGTTCTGGGTAGGGGTTACAGATAACAACTGGTTTGGCTTTCTGGCTGACCTGAAACCGGATGAAGTCAACTTCTGGAGGCCGAGCGGCAAGACCTTCGGCGTCATAGATACCGGTGCCCCATTTCTCTTTAAACTGCACAGCCCGTTGGATTTTATAGTAGGCGGAGGGT harbors:
- a CDS encoding M15 family metallopeptidase, giving the protein MKFYRFLLLAILIYPLPGAVGTASGCDETIVIDSIEYPVGERWCGKKVDSADLADKDRLRRIPEKYCFEQSRIYVDSAARDAFVSMAQAAEKDSVDLTVDSGYRSAGYQARIILNRMAAGDKFQDIIRYVAPPGYSEHETGRVVDLVPSDPSFARTKAFQWLMENAKDFGFHRTFVNDTTGMMPWEPWHWIYIAE
- a CDS encoding DUF2075 domain-containing protein; this translates as MTTPKAGSTCNLFSRAWYDAPISEFLSATEDEIIGKMVTRGVFDLRQEQRDAWLLQIRILKSSLVDLTGSILLEFSIPRLGKRIDAVLLVGPVVFAVEFKVGATKFDRSAVEQVWDYALDLKNFHEASHEVSIVPVLVATESDSNTHRSFEVEHDGVYKPLFTNELELREVIDMVLQTVSGEDIERSKWANAPYRPTPTIIEAARALYANHSVEAIARYDAGAKNLATTSQRIEALVDEAKSSRRKIICFVTGVPGAGKTLVGLNVATQRRDTHKSTHAVFLSGNGPLVAVLREALTRDELERLKKINIKKRKGEVSGGVKAFIQNVHHFRDEALIDPRPPDDHIAIFDEAQRAWDMHKTTTFMRQKKNRAGFNQSEPEFLISYLDRHEDWAAIICLVGGGQEIYTGEAGIRIWLEAIRARFPHWHMYISSRLTDSEYAAGGIVDEIAAAENGHFDDELHLGVSMRSFRAESVSAFVKALLDIEIDGARRMLYQFVDRYPIAVTRDLDAAKRWIKTRARGSERYGMVASSTAQRLKPHAIDIRVDVNPIHWFLSGKEDTRSSYYLEDAATEFQVQGLEVDWALVTWDGDLRYSRSGWHFHDFRGSKWVNVRNADRQRYLRNAYRVLLTRARQGMVIFVPHGDAEDPTRSPEYYDHTFEYLTSLGIPRLV
- a CDS encoding radical SAM protein, producing MLTRVDLRNCSCCPRQCHADRAGSKLGFCESGTDFSISSICCHHGEEPVLSGKHGICNIFFSHCNMQCLFCQNYQISDNRTGIAAGNMTLDDITAQVESILSGGAIGVGFVSPSHFIPQMRQIMNSLNKKEHNPVYVYNTNGYDKPEMIASMESEIDVYLPDMKYMDNSLAGKYSATPDYTDFACASLKEMFRQKGADLALNKDGMVTAGLIIRHLVLPGHVDNSKRVLRFIAEELSPDAHVSLMSQYYPTPRVARHPNLGRTLYQHEYEEVLDEFENLGFWRGFVQELSSPHHYRPDFLKDHPFEN
- a CDS encoding M14 family zinc carboxypeptidase, whose translation is MKRLLLTVLSLMISLTTPYAGQTEHYFRFQIKDRCELEQLTRLISIDNVKGDTVFAYASDREMDNFKKLDYTITALPHPGTLIVPEMSTNPEDLAGWNTYPSYDTYVAVMRQFEINYPELCVIERAGYTVMGRELLYARISDNVHENENEPEVQYSSSIHGDETTGYVLMLRLIDSLLTSYGTDPAITQLINNMEIWINPLANPDGTYMGGNASVSGAIRYNANYVDLNRNLPDPSLGPHPDYLVWQPETIDLMNFVAPHNFVLSANFHGGAEVVNYPWDTWEKLHPDDTWFRDISRLYADTAQEYSAPGYMNDCEDGITNGYDWYCISGGRQDYMTYFRGCREVTIELSFTKLPQASTLPTYWEYNRVSLFNHLRNALYGIHGVVIDAYTGLPLSATITVLTHDADGSQVFTEPEIGDFHRLIAPGNYDLEITAENYVTDTIFGVTVVDQQATTVNIEMEPLYVCGDVNDDGSLDPLDINYLVAFIYKGGPVPPIWPAADVDGSGEIDPLDLTYLIDFIYKGGPLPIC
- the gyrA gene encoding DNA gyrase subunit A, which encodes MALERQKIESIFLEEEMKSSYLDYSMSVITNRALPDIRDGLKPSNRRILVAMNDLNLAPGKAHRKCAKISGDTSGNYHPHGEQVVYPTLVRMAQDFNMRYPLVDGQGNFGSIDGDGAAAMRYTEARLTAIAMEMLADLEKETVGFMSNYDGTRQEPVVLPGKFPNLLCNGTTGIAVGMATNIPPHNLNEIAEAIVRVVDDPECTNEDLIEIVPGPDFPTGGIINGRAGIRQAYTTGKGHILVRAKAVVEKMSNNKEAIVVTEIPFQVNKSNLLEKIADLVRDKRIEGISDLRDESDRDGMRIVIELKRDQQADIVLNQLYKHTTMQGTFSVNLLGLDHGVPKSVTLKELIQQFIDHRHDVVLRRTQFDLKKAEERAHILEGYRIALDNIDAVIELIKKSKDTPTAHAGLMKTFKLSDRQATAILEMRLQRLTGLERKKIEEEYRELIKKISELKAILESKALRMQIIKDETMELAKRFGDDRRTEIQDEVDEMTVEDLIAEEEMVITISHLGYVKRLSVSAYRKQQRGGKGVIGIETKEDDFAEHLFIASTHDYILFFSTKGRCYWVKVHEIPTGGRMAKGKPIVNMVGIEKGENITAFCKVRTFSSDLYIAMATRNGMIKKTALDAFSNPRKAGVNAMNLPDDDELIEASLTDGSHEIVLATRKGMAIRFPEEKVRPMGRTAYGVKGINLAKGDYVIGMVVVKRDSSLLVVTENGYGKRTSIDDYRVTNRGGKGVINVKTSERNGEVVTIKEVLDQDELILITKKGIANRQPVKDIKVIGRNTQGVRLISLKGGDLVIDVARVVKEDE
- a CDS encoding flavin reductase family protein encodes the protein MKDVQKVLKKLEYGVYVVTMGKGTEGNAFTASWVTQVSSDPPMVAVAVHNAHQSNPLIKKNKAFAINLIGEGQEAVAKTYYGPAESGYEKLAGTSVTDSPGTKTPLIPGAIGYLDCLLVDSVAAGNHTVFIGKVKAASLDDDVTRLMSTTNSKLHYTG